From the genome of Eucalyptus grandis isolate ANBG69807.140 chromosome 2, ASM1654582v1, whole genome shotgun sequence, one region includes:
- the LOC104422683 gene encoding uncharacterized protein LOC104422683 has protein sequence MKQVGPSSAQGQLLLWACEACRPGSSVYRCRRNFGIRPPSRFSIFALPRNSTGMAGDQNFVLIVVDPDDELKEEEPDEENPEEKELEEEYLKENPKDDPE, from the exons ATGAAGCAAGTCGGCCCAAGTTCGGCCCAAGGCCAGCTTTTGCTATGGGCTTGCGAGGCTTGTAGGCCTGGCTCGAGTGTCTATCGTTGCCGCCGAAATTTTGgaattcggccgccgtcgcggttTTCGATCTTCGCTttaccaa gaaattcaaccgggatggccggtgaccagaatttcgtgctgattgtcgtg gACCCGGATGATGAGCTtaaggaggaggaacctgacGAGGAAAACCCTGAGGAGAAAGAACTCGAAGAGGAGTATCTGAAGGAGAACCCCAAGGATGATCCAGAGTAG
- the LOC120290524 gene encoding uncharacterized protein LOC120290524, producing MPGLDPDIIEHALQTDPNVPPKKKRLRRTKPKLSKKIEGEVMKLLKVDFIEVSHYSDWIANIVPIMKKDGWVRVCVDYHDLNRASLKDNFPIPHIDVLVDSTTGFELFSFMDGCSGYQIRMKEEDRSKTSFITPWGTFCYRVMPLGLKNAEATYQRAMVTLFHDMMHEEIELSETTKPFFKLLKKIAKIEWDAECQEFDIQSLGQSSVKGCAIADMLAETSKGSRASDEDSDADERILLISSDKWAMYFDGPVNLAESSTGIVLISLDGQHYTVAAKLMFPCTNNVAKYTVCILGLQVAIDMKIHELQVYGELMKEFQEISFEYLPRSQNQFADALATLSSVLQVTGGMDIEPLRIEILRRLAYCMIIEEEPDGEPWYCYILDYLQNDRVVKAFNRKVRPRHFEVNDLVLRKVLPIIPNPRGKFTPNYEGPYVVKKILLSGDIVLVEMDDRELSKPVNADAIDNISHE from the exons ATGCCGGGGTTAGATCCTGATATTATAGAGCATGCCCTTCAGACTGATCCTAATGTGCCACCTAAAAAGAAGAGGCTCAGAAGAACGAAACCAAAGTTGTCCAAGAAAATCGAGGGGGAAGTCATGAAGTTGTTAAAAGTGGATTTCATTGAAGTGTCACACTACTCCGATTGGATAGCAAACATTGTACCTATCATGAAAAAGGATGGGTGGGTTAGGGTGTGTGTAGATTATCATGACCTGAACCGAGCTAGCCTGAAAGACAACTTCCCAATCCCGCATATTGATGTCTTAGTTGACAGTACGACaggatttgagttattctccttcatggacggTTGTTCTGGATACCAAATCCgtatgaaagaggaagataggAGCAAAACATCGTTCATAACACCTTGGGGAACTTTTTGCTATAGAGTGATGCCTCTCGGTCTAAAGAATGCCGAGGCAACGTATCAAAGGGCCATGGTCAcgttgtttcatgacatgatgcatgagGAGATCgaa TTATCTGAAACAAcgaagccattcttcaagctcctgaAAAAGATTGCAAAGATTGAGTGGGATGCTGAGTGCCAGG agTTCGACATTCAGAGCCTGGGACAAAGCTCTGTTAAAGGCTGCGCCATAGCAGACATGTTAGCAGAAACTTCCAAGGGGTCTAGAGCATCTGATGAGGATAGTGACGCGGATGAGCGAATTTTACTTATATCAAGCGATAAATGGGCGATGTACTTTGATGGTCCAGTTAACTTAGCCGAGTCTAGTACTGGGATAGTTCTTATCTCTCTAGATGGACAACACTACACTGTCGCTGCTAAACTAATGTTCCCATGTACAAATAACGTCGCTAAGTACACAGTATGCATTCTTGGCCTCCAAGTTGCCATCGATATGAAGATCCATGAGCtacaagtttatg GGGAGTTGATGAAggaattccaagaaatatcattcGAATACTTACCAAGGTCCCAAAATCAGTTCGCTGATGCGCTGGCTACCTTGTCTTCAGTGTTGCAAGTAACTGGAGGCATGGATATTGAACCgttaagaattgaaattcttAGACGCCTAGCTTATTGTATGATAATTGAAGAGGAGCCTGATGGAGAGCCATGGTATTGTTACATCTTAGATTATCTTCAGAATG ATCGAGTCGTGAAGGCCTTCAATCGGAAGGTTCGTCCTAGGCATTTTGAGGTCAATGACTTGGTGCTAAGGAAAGTGCTGCCAATCATCCCTAATCCTCGTGGCAAGTTCACCCCGAACTATGAAGGACCCTATGTCGTTAAGAAGATCCTCCTGAGTGGTGATATAGTTTTAGTTGAAATGGACGACCGTGAGTTGTCTAAGCCTGTAAATGCCGATGCTATCGATAATATTTcccatgaatga